The window GGTGGTTCGCACATCTTGCGCGATGTGAGTTTGGAAGCCAAGCAGGGCGAAGTGACAGTGCTATTAGGGCGCAATGGCGTTGGTAAAACCACTTTGCTCAAGTCCTTGATGGGTGTGGTGCCCATCAAAAGTGGCGCGGTGGTTTTAGGTGGGCAAGACCTCACCAAGGCGACGCCCTACGAGCGCGCTCGTGCGGGTGTGGGGTATGTGCCGCAAGGTCGCGAGATCTTTGCACGGCTGACGGTTGAAGAAAACCTCATGATGGGTCTGGCCACTCAGCCTGGCGGCACGCCCATTCCCGCGGAATTGTTTGAACTATTTCCTGTCTTGAAACAAATGCTGCACCGCCGTGGCGGTGACCTGTCGGGCGGACAGCAACAGCAGCTGGCCATTGCACGCGCTTTGGCCGCCAAGCCCAAGTTGCTGATTTTGGATGAGCCCACAGAAGGCATTCAGCCCAGCATCATCAAGGACATTGGCCGAGTGATACGAAAGCTGGCGGATGAAGGCATGCAAGGCCAACGCATGGCCGTGTTGCTGTGCGAGCAGTACTACGACTTTGCCGAAGAACTGGCCGATGCTTACTTGGTCATGGAACGCGGCGAAGTGATTGCCAAAGGCCCGGGCCATGAAATGCAGGCCAAGGGCATTCGACAGTTGGTGGCCATTTAAACGCTCCAAATTCTGGGCGGCACGCTGGGCAGTTTCCACAGGGTGTGGCGCCAAATTGCCCAGACTTGCTTCAGCAAATCCATGGTGGGTTCTACCAAAGGCGACATGACACGCAGCACAATGACCTGCGGGTGAGCACAGGTGATGCCTGCCTGCAGTTTCAAGGGGTGAGCCTCTATCACCAGCCGTGCGGCCTCTAAGGCGCGTTCTGCGCGTTCAGCGGCAATGGGCGATCCACACGTAAAGACCAAGTTGGCCAAACATTTTTGTCCGGCCAAACCCAGTGGGCTGTTGAGCCATCGCGCATCGGTGCCTTGAATGTCGCCACGTTCCAACCAAACCCCTGGAATTTCCAGGTGCTGTTGAAAATGGCCTTGCTTGAAAGCTTGGTCCGAGGTGGGCAGACCCAGTGCGGTCACATCCCATGTGATTAATTCAGCGCCTGGCGCCAAGTTGAATACAGCTCGGTTGGTGCCTTCGCAGTCGTTGTAGGCAATGGCCTCTAAGGGCAACCATTCAAGCCGGGCTTGATCGGCAACATGGGCAACCACTTGTTGCAAGGCCGGATGGCCGCCTGATTTGTAAAACCGCGTGGCGCCTGGCGTACTGACCAAACCATGGGCACCAGAAGCAACTGAGATTTGAATGTCAATGGTGTCGCCGCCAACCAAACCCCCGGGTGGGTGTACCAAGACGTTGTGGCAAATGGCGTCGCCTTCGGGGTAAAGGCTTTTGAGGATGCGCAGCGGACCCTGATGCGAATGTCTGGCAACGGTGCGCTGAGACTCGAGTGTGTAATCCAATTGGAGTTCAGCGCGCCATGCCATACATGCTTGTCTTCAGGTGGGTGGCGCTTCTTGACGGTTGATCAAGCGCCACAGTTGTTTATCGGAAGAGGTCAAGCGGTCAGGCTTGTCCAAGGTTTCGTTGAGTTGTTCTTGGTCGGCCAGCAAATTCAGTTGCCTGATTTGACCCAGCAGATATTTGAAGTGCTCAATGGTGTGTTCGGGATTCGATGCTATTTTATGCAAAGGCAAGATCGACACGTCGTCCATCAACTCACGCTCTTTTTTAGCTTTATCGACCAAGCGCCGCAAATCGTCATCGGTCAGGTGAAGGCGTTTGCTTTCTGTTTTGATAAAGTGTGCTTCATCATCGTCAATGACGCCGTCTGCCAGCATTTCGTAGATGGTGTTGACCAAGGCTTCGCGATCGGATTTCAGTTGGTCGGCAAACGCTGCAGACAACAAGGCAGCAGGGATGGCAAAAATACCGATGCCAATCAAGGCCAAAACGATGGTCATGGCGCGACCAGCTGGTGTGATGGGGGAAATGTCACCATAACCCACCGATGCCAAAGTCACAACAGCCCAGTAAATAGATTGAGGAATGTTTTCAAACTTATCAGGCTGAGCCTCGTGTTCAAACAAATAACCTAAGCTGGCGGTCATCACCACCAGCAGCAACATGATGAAGGCTGAAGCTGCCATGACAGGCCATTCACGTGCAATCACTTTGGAGAGCGATTGCGTTGCACCTGTGTATCTCGTCAATTTGAGCAAGCGCAGCAAACGGAATACCCGCATGAAGCGCAAGTCAAACAAGTGATGCAAAAAGACTTCTAGGAAGAAGGGGGCGATGGCCAACAGGTCAATGACAGAGGAGGTCGACTTGGCCAGCTTCAGTCGGCCAGTAATGGCTTTTTGATAGCCCGGTTCTTCCACACAACAATACAAGCGCAGGCAGTATTCGAGCGTGAAGACACTGACCGCAATGGCATCCAGAATCAGAAATTCAAGATTCAACAAATAGTGAATGCTTTGAACTGACTCCAACACCACAGCGATGACCGAAATCACCACCCAAATGACAATGAAGGTGTCGAACATGTGGTGAAGTTCGCCACCGTACTCGCTGGGGAAAACCAAGGCGTGTACTTTTTGGCGGAAGGTTCTGCCTTTGTTGATCGCGACAAATTCTTTCACAGCCGGAATCAAAACTCGGAAGAGTTTCAAAATACGCAGCAAACGCAAGAACCGTAAGAAGCGCAAATCAATCGAGATGAAGGCTTGCAAAAAGAAAGGCAAGATGGCAATCAGGTCAATCACCGCGAAGGGACTGCTGACATATCGCAAGCGTGAGAAACGGTGTTTTTTAAATTCGTCGTCTTCTGGTGCTAAATAAAGTCGCAGGACGTATTCGATGGAAAAGATGATGACGGAAGCCACATCGAAGTAATGAAACCAAATTTGATTGGGTTCATAAACGGCAGGCAGATGCTCGAACACCAATGCAAACAAGTTGGCTACGATCAGTAAGCCGATCCAATGCTCAATGGTCTTGTGATAGTTGCCCTCAATGTGAGGGTCTAAGAGCCATGCGTATAGCCATTTGCGGAATGGCAGGTCGCTCGAAATCTCTGCTTCGTGAGACAGCAGTTGGGCTTCAATGTTTTTGGTTGCCATGTTGAAACCCCTTAAAACTCAAACTCATCAACTTTGATGGGATAGCCACCTTTGTCGCAAACTGTGACTTTCAGTGCGATTTTGGTATCGATGGCATCCATTTCGACCAATTGGGACGCAACAGTTGGGATGGCAGAACCCGGCGGTGTAGGCACGATCTTTTCTAAGATGATGTTGCCAACGGTTGTTTTGTCTTTGGGGTCGCATTTGGCAATGAAGGTCAAGGGCTCGCCTGTAAAAGCGTTGGTCAAGCCTTTCAGTTCTTTGACATTCTCAAGGACGTCGTTGTAACAATCACCCCAACGTCTGCGTTCCATGGCGCTAGAGGCGCAACTTTCGATGGCAAAGTCTTCTTGCATGCGGGGTTCGCTGTTGTCCTTGAGCCATTTCACCCAAGCTTCGCCATTTTGTTTCGTGACTTCATTCTTGTTGCCTTCTTCATGGGACAACACACCCACCCAGGCAACGCAAACCAAGGCGAAAGTTAGAAAAATCAGAAACAAAATGTCCCAAAAGTTCGGGTAACCCGAGACTGCGGGTGCCGGCTTGGCCTGATCTGTCGGCGCGTCTGTTTGGCTCATGAAAGAAACTCCCTGCTGCAAGGATGCGTTAAGACCAAGCCGAACTGGCTTGGCGATTTAACGGTGCATCGTAGGGAATCGGCTCGAAAGGTCAAGCCTTTAGAGCCGATCTGAAAATAAGGCCGAAAGCTTTGGCTTTATTCGTTGTGTGAGCCGCGGTGGGCCCATCCGGTGGTGTGCTTCTCAATGTAACTAAAAAGCTCGTACATCACCATGGCCATGGCGCCCACCACCACCAAACCCGAGAAGGCCAAGCCCATTTGCATGGCAGAACCTGCTGAGATCAGTAGATACCCGATGCCTTCGTTGGCCGCTGTCATTTCGGAAACCGTGGTGCCCACAAAGGCCAATGTGATGGCCACCTTCAAGGAGCCATAGAAGTAAGGCATGGAGCGGGGCAGGCCTACTTTGACCAAGACGTCCCAACGTTTGGCGCCCAACACGCGGAGCACGTCTTCGAGTTCAGGCTCAAGAGTGGCCAAGCCGGTGGCGATGTTGACCATGATGGGGAAGAAGCTGATCAAGAAGGCTGTGAGGATGGCGGGACCAATGCCAATGCCAAACCAAACCACCAAGATGGGCACGAAGGCTGCCTTGGGCAATGCATTGAAGGCGGTCATGAGCGGGTAGACCGCAGCATAGGCCAAACGCGAGCTGCCAATGACAAAGCCCAACAAGACGCCCACCACGATGGCAATGCCAAAGCCCGCCATGGTGACCCAATAGGTGCGCCATGCATGGGCGGCAATCACATCACGGAACTCGATGGTTTGCTGCGCAATGCGGTAGGGGCTGGGGAAAATGAATTCCGAGACGTTGAAGAAACTGCAGAGGCCTTGCCAAATGAGCAGCGTGAGCACCAACAAAATCCAAGGTGCAGATGTTTCGAGCGTTTTCTTGTTCACAAATCACCTGCTTATTGGTTGATGACCGCACCGGCTTTGCGAATGGCACCAATGTGGCCGCGCAAATCGTGAACGATGCTGGTGAATTCAGGGGTGTACGTCACTTCTAAATCGCGTGGACGTGGCAAATCAATTTCTCGCTTGACCACAAAACGCCCTGGACTTTTGCTCATCACGTAAACGGTGTCAGCCAAGAAGACCGACTCGCGCAAATCGTGGGTGACCAAAATGACGTTGAATTTTTGTTCGGTCCACAGATCGCGCAAGATGCACCACAGCTCTTCGCGTGTGAAGGCGTCGAGGGCGCCAAAGGGCTCGTCGAGCAGCAGCATCTTGGGCTCATGAATCAAAGCGCGGCAAATGCTGGCGCGTTGTTGCATGCCGCCCGACAGTTGCCAAGGAAACTTGTCTTCGTAACCCGCTAAGCCAACGGTTTGCAGCAACTTGCGAGCGCGCTCGACAAACTCTGGCTTGCGTTGTTTGAATTGCGAGCGATAAGGCTCCACAATTTCCAGAGGCAACAAGACGTTGTCGAGGGTGGTTCGCCAAGGCAACAAAGAAGGTGCCTGAAAAGCCATGCCGCTGATTTTCAAGGGGCCTGTGACGGGCTGGCCGTCCACCATGATTTGCCCCTTGCTGGGTTTTTTCAAACCCGTGGTGAGCTTCATGAAGGTGGACTTGCCGCAGCCCGATGGACCCACAATGGCAATGAATTCGCCTTGTTTGACTTGCAAATTGATGTCTTCAACTGCAAAGTGATTTTGGGCCAACAACTCGTCGTTGTAGGCCAACCAAACATTTTGAAAATCAACGAAATTGGGAGTGCTCAAAACAGGCCGCCTTGTTCAATCAGGAAATCAGAATTTATTTCTTGGGCTTAGGCAAGATGTCGAGTTCTTTGGTGCTAGGCAAGAAAGAACCGTTCCAGACATCGTCTGGCTTGATGCGGGTTTTGGTATTGAAGGCATCTGAAACTTGGGATGCCATCAAAGCCAAACGAGGGCCCTTGACTTGACCAAAGCCTTCTTCGCGCGCAGAGGGGCTGTTGATCACGGTGTCGATGGCCAATTGCAAACGGCGAGTTTCCAATTCCACGTTGATGATGCCGTCACGTGCTTTGACATCCGCAATGGCGGCTGCAGGGTTGGCAATCACGTCTTTCGCACCTTTGGTGAAAGCAGACAGGAAGGCCTTCACAGCGGCTGGATTTTCTTTCATGATTTTGGGTGAGGCAATGATCACGTTGCCGTAGAGCTTCACGCCGAAATCGGGGTATTGCATGACCACCACATCATCGGCCTTCACACCGCGTGCTTCAATGTTGAGCAAAGAGGTGAAGGTGAAGCCTGTGATGGCATCGACATCGCCGCGAACCAACATGGTTTCACGCAATGGGGGGTCCATGGCTGTCCATGCCACGTTGCCAATGTTGTTGGCTTTTTGGAAGATGGGGAATGCACGGCGTCCTGCATCAAACACAGGTGCGCCCAATTTCTTGCCAGCCAAATCGGCGGGTGTTTTGATGCCAGATTTTTTCAGCGCCATGACAGAAGCAGGCGTGTTGTTGTAGACCATCATGATGGCCACAGGCTTGTTGGGCACGTCGGGGTTGTTGGCGTGGAATTCCATCAGCGCGGCCAAGTCGGCAAAGCCAATGTCGTAGCTACCAGAGGCCACACGTGTCACCGCACCGCCAGAACCGTTGCCTGCGTCAACTGTGACATCCAATTTCGCATCTTTGAAATAACCCTTGGCGACGGGTGTCAAGAAAAAGGCCGCAGGACCTTCGAAGCGCCAGTCCAATTGGAACTTGATGGGCGTTGTTTGAGCTTGGGCCAAGCCCAATGTGCAGGCAGCCAACAAGGCTGCAGTAGTTTTAAGCAAGAAACGTTTTTTCATGAAAGCTCCAAAAGGGTATGACAAAAGATTGCAAAACAACAAGCAATATCAATGCCATTATGAGGGGGGTTCGAAGGGCGTTTGTGTTCCAAAATGTATACGATTTTTGACGTAGATCGGTTAAAAAGTTGTCGCAAACGCCCTAAGTTGGTTCTTCAGCCCTGAAGCAAGTCCAAAAGGGTGCGTGAGATCACTTTGGTTGCTTTGCGCAAATCTTCCAAATTCAGGCGCTCGTCGGCGCGTTTGGCGTGGGATTCCAGCACGGTTCGGGGGCCTGCACCGTAGATCACGCCAGGAATGCCTTTTTCCACGTACAAGCGCACGTCGGTGTAGAGGGGGGTACCCATGGCAGGAATGGGTTCGCCAAAGATGTCGCTTCCATGTTGTTGGATGGCCTGGACCAAAGGCGCATTGCCTGCCAGCGGCTTCATGGCGTGCGCCATGAGCAAGCGTTTGATGTCGATGCGGACTTGCGCATCTTGAGCGCGGCCTTGGTTGAATTCCGTTACAGCTTGCGCAATCACATCGCGAATGTTGGCTTCCACCTCTTGAGGGTTTTCTTCTGGAATCATGCGGCGGTCGAGTTTGAAGCTGACCGTGCCGGGCACCACATTGGTATTGGTGCCGCCTTCAATGCGGCCCACATTCAAGTAGGGGTGGTTGATGCCTTCAACTTTGGATGTGATTTGTTGGTAGCGTTTGTTTTGCGCGTAGAGCTTGTTCAGAATGTGAACCGCCGCTTGCAAAGCATCCACGCCTGTTTCCGGAATGGCTGCGTGAGCCATCTTGCCGTGAACCGTCACTTCCATTTGCAAGCAGCCATTGTGGGCCGTGACCACTTGATAGCTGAACCCAGCCGCAATCATCAAATCAGGTTTTGTGACGCCCTTGTCTAGCAACCAACCCGGGCCTTTTTCACCACCAAATTCTTCGTCGTAAGTGAAGTGCAATTCCACATTGCCCTTGAGTGCCAACTGCTGTTGATCGCGCAAGGCTTCAACCGCGCGAAGTGCGTAGGTGAAGGTAGAGAAGTCGCATTTGCTGACCGCTGTGGCGCGGCCATACATGTGGCCATTTTCAATTTCAGCACCGTAGGGAGGATGGGTCCATCCTTCACCGGGAGGCACCACATCGCCGTGTGCATTCAGAGCAATGGTTTTGCCGCCTGCACCAAAGGGTCTGCGAACAATCAGATTGGTGAGTGAGGTTAAGCCGTAGGCTTTGACCTCTGCTTCAGGGACTGGAAATTGCTCAGCCACATAACCCAAGCTTTTCAAGAGTTCGGTGGTCTTGGCTGCATGCGGTGCATTGTTGCCAGGCGGTGTGTCTGTGGGCACTTGAACCAAGGCTTGCAGAAATTTCACTTGCTCATCAAAGTGGGCATCGATCCATTGATCGAGTTGAGCGTATTGTTGGGTGGAGGCAGTCATGTGATTTTGAAAATGTTAAGCGAGGTGGTGCAGGACATGGGCAAAGGCATCGATGCACAACTGCATGTCATCTGTGGTGGTGGATTCCAGAGGGTTGTGGCTGATGCCGCTGTTTTCGCCGCGCACGAACAACATGGCTTGGGGCATCACCTCATGCAACTTCATGGCGTCGTGGCCGGCACCGCTTGGCATCACAAACAAGGGCACGCCCAAGTCTTTCAGCGCATTCTCCCAACGCTTTTGCCATTCGGGTGCGCTAGGTGCGGCCGGGGCACGCAAGGTTGCTTCGCGTTTGCAGACCAAACCGCGACGTTCGCAAATGTCGTCCAAGGCTTGCAAGACATCGCGTTCAAGCGCGTCCCGTTGTGGGTCGGTGGGCGCGCGCATGTCCATCGAGAAAAGGCATTTGCCAGGCACCACGTTGATCGAGCCATTGGGCACTTGGAGTTGGCCAATCGTGGCAACCGAGTCACCATCTTGAGCGGCGCGCTTTTCCATGAACAGCGCCAGTTCAGCAACCGCTGCGGCCGCATCTCGGCGGCGGTCCATGGGGGTGGTGCCTGCATGGCTGGCAGTGCCTATCATTTCGCACAAATAGCGCACGCTGCCATTGATGGAGCTGACCACGCCCAAGGGCAAGTTCATCTCGTTCAGCACAGGGCCTTGCTCAATGTGAACTTCGATGAAGCCTAGGTAATCTGCTGGATTGCGTTGAATTTTGGGAATGTCGTGTTCATTCAAACCTGCTTGCTTCATGGCCTCTCGCATGGACACGCCATCGACGTCCATTTGGTCCAGCCAAGCGGGGTTGAATTGACCCACCAAGGCGCCCGAGCCCAAGAAGGTGGCCTTGTAGCGTTGGCCTTCTTCTTCTGCAAAGGCCACCACTTCAATGCCAAATTTCAGACGAGATTTTGTTGAAGCT is drawn from Limnohabitans sp. 103DPR2 and contains these coding sequences:
- the urtE gene encoding urea ABC transporter ATP-binding subunit UrtE; translated protein: MNLTVNNIQQYYGGSHILRDVSLEAKQGEVTVLLGRNGVGKTTLLKSLMGVVPIKSGAVVLGGQDLTKATPYERARAGVGYVPQGREIFARLTVEENLMMGLATQPGGTPIPAELFELFPVLKQMLHRRGGDLSGGQQQQLAIARALAAKPKLLILDEPTEGIQPSIIKDIGRVIRKLADEGMQGQRMAVLLCEQYYDFAEELADAYLVMERGEVIAKGPGHEMQAKGIRQLVAI
- a CDS encoding urease accessory protein UreD; this translates as MAWRAELQLDYTLESQRTVARHSHQGPLRILKSLYPEGDAICHNVLVHPPGGLVGGDTIDIQISVASGAHGLVSTPGATRFYKSGGHPALQQVVAHVADQARLEWLPLEAIAYNDCEGTNRAVFNLAPGAELITWDVTALGLPTSDQAFKQGHFQQHLEIPGVWLERGDIQGTDARWLNSPLGLAGQKCLANLVFTCGSPIAAERAERALEAARLVIEAHPLKLQAGITCAHPQVIVLRVMSPLVEPTMDLLKQVWAIWRHTLWKLPSVPPRIWSV
- a CDS encoding ion transporter, yielding MATKNIEAQLLSHEAEISSDLPFRKWLYAWLLDPHIEGNYHKTIEHWIGLLIVANLFALVFEHLPAVYEPNQIWFHYFDVASVIIFSIEYVLRLYLAPEDDEFKKHRFSRLRYVSSPFAVIDLIAILPFFLQAFISIDLRFLRFLRLLRILKLFRVLIPAVKEFVAINKGRTFRQKVHALVFPSEYGGELHHMFDTFIVIWVVISVIAVVLESVQSIHYLLNLEFLILDAIAVSVFTLEYCLRLYCCVEEPGYQKAITGRLKLAKSTSSVIDLLAIAPFFLEVFLHHLFDLRFMRVFRLLRLLKLTRYTGATQSLSKVIAREWPVMAASAFIMLLLVVMTASLGYLFEHEAQPDKFENIPQSIYWAVVTLASVGYGDISPITPAGRAMTIVLALIGIGIFAIPAALLSAAFADQLKSDREALVNTIYEMLADGVIDDDEAHFIKTESKRLHLTDDDLRRLVDKAKKERELMDDVSILPLHKIASNPEHTIEHFKYLLGQIRQLNLLADQEQLNETLDKPDRLTSSDKQLWRLINRQEAPPT
- a CDS encoding ABC transporter permease encodes the protein MNKKTLETSAPWILLVLTLLIWQGLCSFFNVSEFIFPSPYRIAQQTIEFRDVIAAHAWRTYWVTMAGFGIAIVVGVLLGFVIGSSRLAYAAVYPLMTAFNALPKAAFVPILVVWFGIGIGPAILTAFLISFFPIMVNIATGLATLEPELEDVLRVLGAKRWDVLVKVGLPRSMPYFYGSLKVAITLAFVGTTVSEMTAANEGIGYLLISAGSAMQMGLAFSGLVVVGAMAMVMYELFSYIEKHTTGWAHRGSHNE
- a CDS encoding ABC transporter ATP-binding protein, encoding MSTPNFVDFQNVWLAYNDELLAQNHFAVEDINLQVKQGEFIAIVGPSGCGKSTFMKLTTGLKKPSKGQIMVDGQPVTGPLKISGMAFQAPSLLPWRTTLDNVLLPLEIVEPYRSQFKQRKPEFVERARKLLQTVGLAGYEDKFPWQLSGGMQQRASICRALIHEPKMLLLDEPFGALDAFTREELWCILRDLWTEQKFNVILVTHDLRESVFLADTVYVMSKSPGRFVVKREIDLPRPRDLEVTYTPEFTSIVHDLRGHIGAIRKAGAVINQ
- a CDS encoding ABC transporter substrate-binding protein, yielding MKKRFLLKTTAALLAACTLGLAQAQTTPIKFQLDWRFEGPAAFFLTPVAKGYFKDAKLDVTVDAGNGSGGAVTRVASGSYDIGFADLAALMEFHANNPDVPNKPVAIMMVYNNTPASVMALKKSGIKTPADLAGKKLGAPVFDAGRRAFPIFQKANNIGNVAWTAMDPPLRETMLVRGDVDAITGFTFTSLLNIEARGVKADDVVVMQYPDFGVKLYGNVIIASPKIMKENPAAVKAFLSAFTKGAKDVIANPAAAIADVKARDGIINVELETRRLQLAIDTVINSPSAREEGFGQVKGPRLALMASQVSDAFNTKTRIKPDDVWNGSFLPSTKELDILPKPKK
- a CDS encoding M20 family metallopeptidase yields the protein MTASTQQYAQLDQWIDAHFDEQVKFLQALVQVPTDTPPGNNAPHAAKTTELLKSLGYVAEQFPVPEAEVKAYGLTSLTNLIVRRPFGAGGKTIALNAHGDVVPPGEGWTHPPYGAEIENGHMYGRATAVSKCDFSTFTYALRAVEALRDQQQLALKGNVELHFTYDEEFGGEKGPGWLLDKGVTKPDLMIAAGFSYQVVTAHNGCLQMEVTVHGKMAHAAIPETGVDALQAAVHILNKLYAQNKRYQQITSKVEGINHPYLNVGRIEGGTNTNVVPGTVSFKLDRRMIPEENPQEVEANIRDVIAQAVTEFNQGRAQDAQVRIDIKRLLMAHAMKPLAGNAPLVQAIQQHGSDIFGEPIPAMGTPLYTDVRLYVEKGIPGVIYGAGPRTVLESHAKRADERLNLEDLRKATKVISRTLLDLLQG
- the uraD gene encoding 2-oxo-4-hydroxy-4-carboxy-5-ureidoimidazoline decarboxylase, whose product is MTLQLEQLNKASNEEALQLLDGLYEHSPWIAEGALKMRPFASWAHLKHCMAQVLSDAGREAQIGLIRAHPELAGKAMVRKELTAESTNEQTKAGLTECTAEEFEKIHALNAAYKQKFGWPFILAVRGPRGVGLNKHQIIASFERRLHGHPDFELAECLRNIHRIVEIRLNDKTGCHPDQGDEVWDWHEALAQHSDPGFKENGQLTVTYLTQAHLACSASIQSTMKSAGFDEVYVDAVGNVVGRYHPAQDGAKYLLTGSHYDTVRNGGKYDGRLGIYVPIACVKKLASTKSRLKFGIEVVAFAEEEGQRYKATFLGSGALVGQFNPAWLDQMDVDGVSMREAMKQAGLNEHDIPKIQRNPADYLGFIEVHIEQGPVLNEMNLPLGVVSSINGSVRYLCEMIGTASHAGTTPMDRRRDAAAAVAELALFMEKRAAQDGDSVATIGQLQVPNGSINVVPGKCLFSMDMRAPTDPQRDALERDVLQALDDICERRGLVCKREATLRAPAAPSAPEWQKRWENALKDLGVPLFVMPSGAGHDAMKLHEVMPQAMLFVRGENSGISHNPLESTTTDDMQLCIDAFAHVLHHLA